Below is a window of 'Nostoc azollae' 0708 DNA.
ACCTAATTTCGAGCGAACTTGACCACCCAATGTATGGTTGAATTTTTCCCAAACCCCCTGGCCCTGCCATTTACTGTAATAGCTATATACCGTTGACCTTGGCGGGAAGTCACCTGGAAGCATATTCCATTGACATCCAGTTTTCAAATGATAATAGATGGCATTACATATTTCACCTATATCTGTTGTGGGTGGATGCCCTCCTTCTTTGGCTGGTGGAATCAATGGGGCCAGGATTTACCACTCCATATCAGTTAAGTCTGTGGGGTAAGACTTTCGTGCCATGATTAGCTATGTAAATACACTATATCTGATGTATCCTATCCTTCCAACATTCCTTTTCTACTCCCCTTTACATTTACTTTATTAATAGCTTCTTAGGTCTTTTTATCAAATTACACCGTTGACTAATATGGCAGTGCATACCAGTATTTTGTTTCTGTTACTAGGGTTAGGAGTTTTATTTGCTGATCCAGAAAAGGTTGGATACAAGAAGTGATGAGTCCTGATCTTGGTGGAATTCTTGCCGGCAATCTCTTGCCTTTGGTGATTGGTATTCCGATTGTAACTTCAGGATTATTTTTGTCGGCATAGCGAACTAATACTATTTCTGTTGAGACGGGATTGATTGTTCAATCTATTATCAATATCGTTTTTTTAGGTGGAATTGTATGGTGGAATGCAAGATATTTAAATGCTACTGACCAAAATGCCTTCCAGTACAGTAAAGTTTCTTTACTGTCCCTTGGTAGAAAGTACTGAGACAAGTGATTCGGAATACCGATGCTGTAAGTAGCAAAATTTACTACTGTTCAGGAAAGTTGGGACGCTTTTACTGCTCAGACTTTTACAGAATACCAGGGCTTGAACTGGCAATATGCTCTTCATCCTGATCATAGAGAACGAACAATACAAGTTTGGTTACAGGCAATCGCAAAAAATTGTTTATATGAAAATGAATGTTGTATTTCTGACTCAAACGGAGAATACCACTGTTTTTGGGTGTGGGCTTTACCCGTTCTCGAAACAGACGGTTCTTGTCGCCCCCTCAAGGGTGGGAGCTTGTACAAATATTACTGCTCGCAAACAAACTGAACTGGAAATTCGCCAACTTCATGAACAACTAGAGGAAAGAGTACAACAATGCACTGCTGAACTCATTGTAGCTAACAAAGAATTAGAAGGGTTTTCTTACTCGGTTTCTGATGACCTCCGCGCTCCTTTACGCAATATTGATGGATTTAGTCAGACATTGCTAGAACATTATCAAGATCAATTAGATGAGCGAGGTAAACACTATCTAACTCGGACTCGGGCTGAAACTCAACGCATGGGTGAACTAATTGACAATTTGCTGCAACTTTCACGAGTCACCCGCACTCCGATGCGATATGATCAAGTTAATATTTAGTGCGATCACTCAAGAAATTGCTCAACAACTGAGTGAAAACGAACCAGAAAGGCAGGTACAGTGGCTGATTTCTCCTCATCTCATTGTTTCGGGTGATGCTCAACTTTTACGCATTGTGATGGAGAACTTACTCAATAATGCTTGGAAGTTGACATCTACTAAAATACAGGAAAAAATTGAATTGAGTTGTATTTTTTTATAACACAATAATCATTCACGTTTAACCTATAGAAATCATATTTGATTTTTGAAAGAGACTAAGAGATAATACTGGGAAACTGTCTTATCTAATAGCTAACAATGACCAACCAGGAGCTACAATCTAAAATTGCAGAACTACAAGAATTTATAGATGAGCGTCCAGATGCAAGGGAAGTAAGAAAAGCATTGGCAGTGAAGCTGGTTTATCAAAGCTACAAGTATGAGGAAATTCAAACAATTTTAGATGTTTCAGTTGGTTCAATAACAACATGGAAACAAGCCTATGAGAAAGATAGAATTTTAGGACTGCGCCTGAAACACAAAGGGAGAAAAAGCCACTTGAATACTCAACAAAGAGAAGAAGTACTGGCTTGGTTACAAACGAAGGAATGTTGGAAGCTTGGCGAAATTGAGTATAAATTGGCTTTTGAATATGATGTACTTTATGAATCAAAACGTAGTTATTATGACTTGTTTGATGCGGCAGGAATTAGTTAGAAGAAAACATCT
It encodes the following:
- a CDS encoding sensor histidine kinase translates to MGACTNITARKQTELEIRQLHEQLEERVQQCTAELIVANKELEGFSYSVSDDLRAPLRNIDGFSQTLLEHYQDQLDERGKHYLTRTRAETQRMGELIDNLLQLSRVTRTPMRYDQVNI